A part of Solea solea chromosome 8, fSolSol10.1, whole genome shotgun sequence genomic DNA contains:
- the LOC131464540 gene encoding uncharacterized protein C22orf15 — translation MFVTILFGDGRMEMYNLNCRLINFIHHLKERCSLDFKECVELMDSSGAVMNLEEKQHSDTRASSVLTQRQHYVLLRVCRKSRGFSPGDDDTGIRKYVSLLNNCSQSHLELTDLLRKLSNLNKEGDKRVRGGRTHGSKPGNRTRSKTISANNKKKSNE, via the exons atgtttgtCACGATTCTGTTCGGAG ACGGCAGGATGGAAATGTACAATCTCAACTGTCGGCTGATTAACTTCATCCACCACTTAAAGGAGAGGTGCAGCCTGGACTTTAAAG agtgtgtggagctgatggacaGCAGTGGAGCAGTTATGAACTTAGAGGAGAAGCAGCACAGTGACACTCGGGCCAGCAGCGtgctcacacagagacaacactACGTGCTGCTGCGGGTCTGCCGTAAGTCT CGTGGCTTCTCTCCAGGAGACGATGACACTGGGATTCGGAAATATGTGTCTCTCTTAAACAACTGCAGTCAGAGTCACCTGGAGTTAACAG ATCTGCTGAGGAAACTGTCAAACCTCAACAAGGAGGGGGACAAACGGGTCAGAGGAGGACGGACACACGGGagcaaacctggcaaccgaacCAGGAGCAAGACCATCTCTGCAAATAACAAGaagaaatcaaatgaatga
- the adora2aa gene encoding adenosine A2a receptor a — translation MPEDPVASVLYIILELLIAVFSVLGNVLVCWAVCLNSNLQSITNFFVVSLAVADIAVGVLAIPFAIVISTGFCSNFYGCLFIACFVLVLTQSSIFSLLAIAIDRYIAIKLPLRYNSLVTGQRAQGIIAICWVLSIIIGLTPMMGWHKEVEPVSPKAADNSTCLPAQMKCLFEKVVNMEYMVFFNFFACVLIPLLLMLAIYLRIFMAARHQLKLIELKAFHGEKSRSTLQKEVQAAKSLAIIVGLFAVCWLPLHIINCFTLFCPLCVRPPPWIMYLAIILSHANSVVNPFIYAYRIKEFRLTFRRIIRRHILGQQDMFESGSSKRNSTYNSITDSIRLKANGLSFQFFTEHSGSSSCESSCHCPTYISAVGGGLVAVSRPPLSVIISHCPKTDLCPLQGLTQTQIPEGHHHHHHLQFTEQQQQQQQQQQDCSEPVVMEDKDLVSSLFRIRQAGQEVLLQ, via the exons ATGCCGGAAGACCCCGTCGCCTCCGTACTCTACATCATCCTGGAGCTGCTGAttgctgtgttctctgtgctgGGCAATGTGCTGGTCTGCTGGGCCGTGTGCCTTAACAGCAACCTGCAGAGCATCACTAACTTCTTCGTGGTGTCGCTGGCCGTGGCCGACATCGCGGTGGGCGTCCTGGCCATACCCTTCGCCATCGTCATCAGCACCGGCTTCTGCTCCAACTTCTATGGCTGCCTCTTCATCGCCTGCTTCGTGCTGGTTCTCACTCAGAGCTCCATCTTCAGTCTGTTGGCCATCGCGATCGACCGCTACATCGCCATCAAGCTACCACTCAG gtACAACAGTTTGGTGACAGGCCAGCGAGCCCAAGGCATCATCGCCATCTGCTGGGTTTTATCCATCATCATCGGCCTGACCCCGATGATGGGCTGGCACAAAGAGGTCGAGCCAGTGTCACCGAAAGCTGCCGACAACAGCACGTGTCTGCCCGCTCAGATGAAGTGCCTGtttgagaaggtggtgaacatGGAGTACATGGTCTTCTTCAACTTTTTTGCCTGTGTGCTGattcctctgctgctgatgctggccATCTACCTGCGTATCTTCATGGCCGCTCGTCACCAGCTCAAACTGATTGAGTTGAAGGCGTTTCACGGCGAGAAGTCTCGCTCCACGCTGCAGAAAGAGGTGCAGGCGGCCAAGTCTCTGGCCATCATTGTGGGGCTGTTTGCCGTCTGCTGGCTGCCTCTACACATCATCAACTGCTTCACCCTCTTCTGTCCTCTATGCGTTCGTCCTCCGCCCTGGATCATGTATTTGGCCATAATCCTCTCTCACGCCAACTCTGTGGTCAACCCCTTCATCTACGCCTACAGAATCAAGGAGTTCAGACTGACCTTCCGCAGGATTATCCGCCGCCACATCCTGGGCCAGCAAGACATGTTTGAGAGTGGCAGCAGTAAACGCAACTCCACTTACAACAGCATCACAGACTCCATCAGACTCAAGGCAAACGGCCTCAGCTTTCAGTTCTTCACTGAACACAGTGGCAGCAGTAGCTGTGAAAGCTCCTGCCACTGTCCCACTTACATCTCTGCTGTAGGGGGAGGACTGGTGGCGGTGTCCCGCCCCCCTCTCTCAGTCATCATCTCCCACTGTCCTAAAACAGACCTGTGTCCACTGCAAGGCCTCACACAAACTCAGATACCAGagggtcatcatcatcatcatcatctacagttcacagagcagcagcagcagcagcagcagcagcagcaggactgcAGTGAACCAGTCGTCATGGAGGACAAAGACCTGGTCTCGTCACTGTTCAGGATCAGACAGGCAGGACAGGAAGTGCTGCTTCAGTGA
- the specc1la gene encoding cytospin-A, whose amino-acid sequence MKKSVRPAVSKVSGERGKAEAAATAGTGKPAAKTSTTAPLSKVKSNDDLLAAMAGGNPASSSAVTKSKRTASTGTSANNLDGRPKTTSGTSSKRTTSSTSKEPTSSRDRLRTSRTSAAKKQLVSGSAAGDVASGKRSRSHILTESEGRMSKSKSDGQISDKVALETKVKDLLGLAKSKDVEILHLRSELRDMRVQLGLGGKDTPPQEEAEEEEKPQVSAITAADVESTLILLQEQNQAIREELNLLKSENRMLKDRLNALGFSLEQRLDASDKLFNYASLSPDLATGSGQSDGGGTGTLTSSVEGSAPGSLEDLLTGHQHGGSADNLDSESSEVYQAVTSSDDALDAPSGASSSSESECAPSRDRSRRGSSGNASEVSVACLTERIHQMEENQHSTAEELQATLQELADLQQITQELNGENERLGEEKVILMDSLCQQSDKLELYGRQIEYLRCLLDEHHISYVLEEDIKSGRYMELEQRYADLADNARFEREQLLGVQQHLSNTLKMAEQDNAEAQEMIGVLKERNHQIERTLDSERQDRSAMAAALDEYKAAVSSDQAELSRCRAQLDQERQRVAELYSLHTAGDKNDICQLLEGVRLGKEEAEAKAAKMQEELEEAHGELHSLQETFTKLDGQYRDFQEQVQQQMGEQERALEKQRVELQEKETEIADMKETIFELEDEVEQHRALKLHDNLIITDLENSVKKLQDHKHDMEREIKILHRRLREESMEWRQFQADLQTAVVIANDIKSEAQEEIGDLRRRLQEAQEKNEKLSKELDEVKSRKQDEERGRVYNYMNAVERDLAALRQGMGLSRRSSTSSEPSPTVKTLIKSFDSASQDFVTSSPATNGATVAPTASAAPLPRTPLSPSPMKTPPAAAVSPIQRHSISGSMSATKPLSSLSDKRPSYTDITMPAEHLLRGTSASRPQSALQRVSNMDTTKAISVSRRSSEEIKRDMSAPDGASSSSLMALSAASSPLSLSSSSPTASITPTARSRLREERKDPLSALAREYGGSKRNALLKWCQKKTEGYQNIDITNFSSSWNDGLAFCAVLHTYLPAHIPYQELTSQDKRRNFTLAFQAAESVGIKCTLDLNEMVHTERPDWQSVMTYVTAIYKYFET is encoded by the exons ATGAAGAAGTCGGTGCGACCAGCGGTGAGTAAGGTGAGCGGAGAACGAGGGAAGGCTGAGGCGGCAGCCACCGCTGGCACTGGGAAGCCTGCGGCCAAGACCAGCACCACAGCGCCTCTGTCCAAG GTCAAAAGCAATGATGATCTCCTAGCCGCTATGGCTGGAGGGAATCCTGCATCGAGCAGCGCTGTCACCAAAAGCAAAAGGACTGCTTCCACTGGGACTAGTGCTAACAACTTAGACGGCAGACCAAAGACAACATCAG GTACTTCATCCAAACGTacaacatcttcaacttccaAAGAGCCGACTTCATCGCGAGACCGTCTTCGGACTTCCAGGACATCAGCTGCTAAAAAGCAGTTGGTATCGGGGTCTGCAGCGGGGGATGTGGCGTCAGGGAAACGCTCACGCAGCCATATCTTGACAGAGTCTGAAGGCCGTATGAGCAAATCTAAATCAGATGGTCAGATTAGTGATAAGGTGGCTTTGGAGACTAAAGTGAAAGACCTGCTAGGTTTGGCTAAAAGCAAGGACGTGGAGATCCTACACCTGCGCAGCGAGCTGAGGGATATGAGGGTCCAGCTTGGTTTGGGAGGGAAAGACACCCCGCCACAGGAAGaggctgaggaagaggaaaagccCCAGGTTTCAGCCATCACTGCAGCTGATGTGGAGTCCACTCTGATTCTCTTACAAGAGCAGAACCAGGCCATCAGAGAGGAACTCAACCTGCTAAAGAGTGAGAACCGCATGCTGAAAGATAGACTTAATGCACTAGGCTTTTCTCTGGAGCAGAGACTGGACGCCTCTGACAAACTGTTCAACTATGCCTCTCTGAGCCCAGACCTGGCAACAGGCAGTGGGCAGAGCGATGGCGGAGGCACAGGTACACTGACCTCCTCAGTGGAAGGCTCCGCCCCCGGCTCGTTGGAGGACCTGCTCACAGGACACCAGCATGGAGGCTCAGCGGACAACCTTGACAGTGAATCCAGCGAGGTCTACCAAGCCGTCACCTCCAGCGATGACGCTCTGGATGCCCCCTCCGGAGCTTCCTCGTCGTCTGAGTCGGAGTGTGCACCCAGCAGGGATCGCTCACGCAGAGGCAGCAGCGGCAATGCCAGTGAGGTGTCTGTGGCCTGTCTGACTGAGCGAATCCACCAGATGGAAGAGAACCAGCACAGCACTGCTGAGGAGCTCCAAGCCACACTACAGGAGTTGGCCGACCTGCAGCAAATCACCCAAGAGCTGAACGGGGAGAACGAGCGGCTCGGAGAGGAGAAGGTCATCCTCATGGACTCTCTGTGCCAGCAGAGTGACAAACTGGAGCTCTACGGTCGCCAGATTGAGTACCTTCGCTGCCTGCTGGACGAGCATCACATATCTTATGTTCTCGAGGAGGACATCAAGAGTGGCCGCTACATGGAGCTGGAGCAGCGCTACGCTGACCTAGCAGATAATGCCCGCTTTGAGCGAGAACAGCTGCTGGGCGTTCAGCAACACCTGTCCAACACATTAAAGATGGCTGAACAGGACAACGCTGAGGCCCAGGAGATGATCGGAGTGCTGAAGGAGAGGAACCACCAGATAGAGCGCACGCTGGATTCAGAGAGACAGGATCGCTCTGCCATGGCAGCCGCACTTGACGAGTACAAGGCGGCAGTGAGCAGTGACCAGGCGGAGCTGAGCCGCTGCCGAGCCCAGCTGGACCAGGAGAGGCAGAGGGTGGCTGAGCTGTACTCTCTTCACACTGCGGGGGACAAAAATGACATCTGCCAGCTGCTGGAAGGTGTTCGTCTGGGGAAGGAGGAGGCTGAAGCCAAGGCtgcaaagatgcaggaggagctggaggaagcCCACGGTGAACTCCACAGCCTGCAGGAGACTTTCACTAAG CTGGACGGGCAGTACAGGGATTTCCAGGAGcaggtgcagcagcagatggGGGAGCAGGAGCGTGCTCTGGAGAAGCAGCGTGTGGAGCTGCAGGAGAAAGAGACGGAGATCGCCGACATGAAGGAAACCATATTTGAGCTGGAGGATGAGGTGGAGCAGCATCGAGCGCTTAAACTCCACGACAACCTCATCATCACAGACCTGGAGA aCTCTGTGAAGAAGCTGCAGGACCATAAACACGACATGGAGAGGGAGATCAAGATTCTTCACCGCAGACTGAGG GAGGAGTCAATGGAGTGGCGTCAGTTCCAGGCCGATCTGCAGACGGCTGTTGTCATTGCTAATGACATCAAGTCGGAAGCCCAGGAGGAGATTGGAGATTTGCGGCGCCGGTTGCAGGAAGCGCAGGAGAAGAACGAGAAACTGAGCAAGGAGCTGGATGAGGTCAAGAGCCGCAA GCAGGATGAGGAGAGAGGCCGAGTGTATAACTACATGAATGCAGTGGAGAGAGACCTAGCTGCTCTCAGACAGGGGATGGGTCTCAGTCGGCGCTCTTCCACCTCCTCAGAGCCTTCGCCCACTGTCAAAACACTCATCAAGAGCTTTGACAGCGCCTCACAAG ATTTTGTTACCTCAAGTCCAGCCACCAACGGTGCCACTGTGGCTCCAACAGCCTCAGCTGCCCCACTCCCACGCACCCCCCTCAGCCCCAGTCCCATGAAGACGCCTCCAGCAGCGGCTGTTTCACCCATACAG AGACACTCCATAAGTGGATCTATGTCTGCAACCAAGCCACTCTCCTCACTGAGTGACAAGAGACCCAGCTACACAGACATCACCATGCCAG CTGAGCACCTTCTCAGGGGAACCTCGGCCAGCCGACCACAATCGGCCCTCCAGAGAGTCTCCAACATGGACACCACCAAAGCAATCTCAG TGTCCCGCAGGAGCAGTGAGGAAATAAAGAGGGACATGTCCGCTCCGGACGGggcctcctcatcctccctaaTGGCTTTGAGCGCAGCTTCCTCTCCGCTCtcgctgtcctcctcctctcccactgCCTCCATCACCCCGACAGCACGCAGCCGCTTGAG agaggagagaaaggaccCATTGTCAGCACTGGCCAGAGAGTATGGAGGCTCCAAAAGAAATGCTCTGCTAAAGTGGTGCCAGAAGAAGACCGAGGGCTACCAG AACATCGATATCACcaacttcagcagcagctggaatGACGGCCTGGCTTTTTGTGCCGTGCTGCACACGTACCTGCCTGCGCACATCCCCTACCAGGAGCTCACCAGCCAGGACAAG agGAGAAATTTCACCTTAGCGTTCCAGGCTGCAGAGAGTGTGGGCATCAAATGCACTTTG GACTTAAATGAGATGGTGCACACGGAGAGGCCTGACTGGCAGAGCGTCATGACGTACGTCACCGCCATCTACAAGTACTTTGAGACCTGA